One window from the genome of Streptococcus salivarius encodes:
- the glmU gene encoding bifunctional UDP-N-acetylglucosamine diphosphorylase/glucosamine-1-phosphate N-acetyltransferase GlmU: MSNYAIILAAGKGTRMKSDLPKVLHKVSGITMLEHVFRAVSAIEPAKNVTVIGHKAELVREVLDGQSAFTMQTEQLGTGHAVMMAEDELAGLEGQTLVIAGDTPLITGESLKNLIDFHVNHKNVATILTATADNPFGYGRIIRNENGEVTKIVEQKDANEFEQQVKEINTGTYVFDNKRLFEALKNINTNNAQGEYYLTDVISIFRENGEKVGAFTLRDFEESLGVNDRVALATAEDVMRRRINQAHMVNGVTFQNPNATYIDVDVEIEPDVVIEANVTLKGKTKIGAESVLTNGTYIVDSTIGANTVITNSMIEHSVVEKGVTVGPFAHVRPDSTLKKDVHIGNFVEVKGSTIGENTKAGHLTYIGNAEVGSDVNFGAGTITVNYDGQHKFKTQIANNVFIGSNSTLIAPLEIGDNALTAAGSTITENVPADSVAIGRGRQVNKEGYATKKPHHPSQHK; the protein is encoded by the coding sequence ATGAGTAATTACGCTATTATACTTGCTGCGGGTAAAGGAACTCGCATGAAATCAGATCTTCCAAAAGTATTGCACAAGGTTTCAGGCATCACTATGCTTGAGCATGTTTTCCGTGCAGTTTCAGCTATCGAACCAGCTAAAAACGTTACTGTTATTGGTCACAAGGCTGAGCTTGTTCGTGAGGTTTTGGACGGTCAATCTGCCTTCACTATGCAAACTGAGCAGTTGGGGACTGGTCACGCAGTAATGATGGCTGAAGATGAGTTGGCTGGACTTGAAGGGCAAACGCTTGTTATCGCCGGTGACACGCCTTTGATTACTGGTGAAAGCCTTAAAAACCTTATTGATTTCCATGTTAATCACAAAAATGTTGCGACTATCTTGACTGCAACTGCCGACAATCCATTTGGTTATGGTCGTATTATCCGTAACGAAAATGGCGAAGTGACTAAGATTGTTGAGCAAAAAGATGCCAACGAGTTTGAACAACAGGTTAAAGAAATCAATACAGGGACTTACGTTTTTGATAATAAACGCCTCTTCGAAGCACTTAAAAATATCAACACTAACAACGCTCAAGGGGAATACTATTTGACTGATGTTATTTCTATTTTCCGTGAGAATGGTGAAAAAGTAGGTGCCTTCACTCTTCGTGACTTTGAAGAAAGTCTCGGGGTTAACGACCGTGTTGCCTTGGCTACGGCAGAAGATGTTATGCGTCGTCGCATCAACCAAGCTCACATGGTTAATGGTGTTACTTTCCAAAATCCAAACGCCACTTATATCGATGTGGATGTGGAAATTGAGCCAGACGTTGTCATTGAAGCTAATGTGACACTTAAAGGTAAAACTAAGATTGGTGCAGAGTCAGTGCTTACCAATGGGACTTATATTGTTGATTCAACTATCGGTGCCAATACTGTTATCACTAACTCTATGATTGAGCATTCAGTGGTTGAAAAAGGTGTTACCGTTGGTCCATTTGCCCATGTTCGTCCAGATTCAACCCTCAAAAAAGATGTTCATATCGGTAACTTCGTCGAGGTTAAGGGTTCTACTATCGGTGAAAATACCAAGGCTGGTCACTTGACCTACATTGGTAATGCGGAAGTTGGTTCTGACGTTAACTTTGGTGCAGGGACAATCACTGTAAACTATGATGGTCAACATAAATTCAAGACCCAAATTGCTAACAACGTCTTTATCGGAAGCAATTCAACTTTGATTGCACCGCTTGAAATCGGGGACAATGCACTTACAGCAGCTGGTTCAACCATTACAGAGAATGTTCCAGCTGACAGCGTAGCCATTGGACGTGGCCGTCAGGTCAATAAAGAAGGTTATGCTACTAAGAAGCCTCATCATCCAAGCCAACATAAGTAG
- a CDS encoding NUDIX domain-containing protein: MEFEEKTLKRESKFKGHIFEVAVDEVLLPDGKTAGRELIFHKGAVAVLAVTPEGKIIIVKQYRKAIEAVSYEIPAGKLEVGEAGEEMAAAARELEEETQYKGELKLIHEFYTAIGFCNEKIKLYVATNLKPVENPRPLDEDEFLEIYELTYEECMELVASGAIQDAKTIIALQYYALHFGGK; encoded by the coding sequence ATGGAGTTTGAAGAAAAAACACTCAAACGTGAGTCAAAATTTAAGGGACATATTTTTGAAGTTGCAGTAGACGAGGTCCTCTTGCCAGACGGTAAGACGGCTGGTCGTGAGCTCATCTTCCACAAGGGAGCAGTAGCTGTTTTAGCGGTTACCCCAGAAGGAAAAATCATTATCGTCAAACAATACCGCAAGGCTATTGAGGCGGTTTCCTACGAGATTCCTGCGGGTAAACTGGAAGTTGGTGAGGCTGGTGAAGAGATGGCTGCAGCAGCGCGTGAACTTGAAGAGGAGACCCAGTATAAGGGTGAACTTAAATTGATTCATGAGTTTTACACAGCCATTGGTTTCTGTAATGAAAAAATCAAGCTCTATGTGGCTACAAACCTCAAGCCTGTTGAAAATCCACGCCCACTTGACGAAGATGAGTTTCTTGAAATCTATGAGTTGACTTATGAGGAATGTATGGAACTTGTAGCTTCGGGGGCTATTCAAGATGCTAAAACCATCATCGCTCTCCAATACTATGCACTTCATTTTGGAGGAAAATAA
- the macP gene encoding cell wall synthase accessory phosphoprotein MacP — protein sequence MSKPLLTDDVIEQAKRGEIDLEEHPYYEDYDQEFYDEDYEANYQPSAYKSRRIENAKRNQFQHKLNRILFWVVVLLIILFIAVFYF from the coding sequence ATGAGTAAGCCACTTTTGACTGACGATGTCATTGAGCAGGCTAAGCGTGGGGAAATCGATTTAGAGGAACATCCTTATTATGAGGACTATGATCAAGAGTTCTATGATGAGGACTATGAAGCTAATTATCAGCCCTCTGCTTACAAGAGCCGTCGGATTGAGAATGCTAAACGCAATCAATTCCAGCACAAGCTTAATCGCATCCTCTTTTGGGTTGTCGTCCTCTTGATTATTCTCTTCATTGCTGTCTTTTATTTCTAA
- a CDS encoding 5'-methylthioadenosine/adenosylhomocysteine nucleosidase, producing MKIGIIAAMEQELVLLVEQLENKVEETVLGNTYYTGRLGKHDVVLVQSGVGKVMSAMSVAVLADHFGVDALINTGSAGAVAPGLKIGDVVVASKLAYHDVDLTAFGYDYGQMSMQPLYFESDPSFVETFEKVLAQASIDSKIGLIATGDSFIAGQDKIDAIKGHFPEVLAVEMEGAAIAQAAHSVKKPFIVVRAMSDTAAHDANITFDEFIIQAGKQSAAILVEFLKELA from the coding sequence ATGAAAATTGGAATTATCGCTGCCATGGAGCAGGAGTTAGTGCTTCTAGTGGAGCAATTGGAAAATAAGGTTGAAGAAACTGTTCTTGGCAATACCTACTACACAGGACGCTTGGGAAAACACGACGTCGTTTTGGTGCAATCAGGTGTTGGTAAGGTTATGTCAGCCATGTCTGTGGCTGTTCTGGCCGACCACTTTGGCGTTGATGCCCTCATTAACACTGGTTCTGCAGGAGCAGTAGCACCTGGGCTCAAAATTGGAGATGTCGTTGTGGCATCAAAATTGGCCTATCACGATGTTGACTTGACAGCATTTGGCTATGATTATGGCCAAATGTCTATGCAGCCACTTTACTTTGAAAGTGACCCTAGCTTTGTAGAGACTTTTGAAAAGGTTTTGGCTCAAGCCTCTATCGACTCTAAAATTGGTCTTATTGCGACTGGTGATAGCTTTATTGCAGGTCAGGATAAGATTGATGCTATTAAAGGGCACTTTCCAGAAGTCTTAGCCGTGGAAATGGAAGGAGCAGCCATTGCTCAAGCTGCACACAGTGTCAAGAAACCTTTCATCGTTGTTCGTGCTATGAGTGATACAGCAGCCCATGACGCTAATATTACTTTTGACGAATTCATTATTCAGGCGGGGAAACAATCAGCTGCTATCTTAGTGGAGTTTCTCAAAGAGCTTGCCTAA
- a CDS encoding Spy0128 family protein — MNNLFGDSRQRFSIRKFTVGVASVLLSSAVFGVSTANAEQAEEPTGQPATSVLEEASESDGGGQRTNTSSSSQEVTAEPTAQAESTSAISVTAISSEVARQEQTVASSEQTRSSQDKTSEGLSEKPVTVNETREASASELAAASNSSSTSSDNFGLKVTNLSRPIPADVKVTKTGTEINVQNPDVEMEFPNGNSKYATSKVVYHNIPFPDDMTINEGDQVIFNLPEQLRFRTRYDINVYNPDNQIVGLAQIDPEKNRVTTTFNNYFQTHPNNKLMSLELDTLYSEEVDEGEHLTLDFEGRIIHVSVGKVQSPPPDQEVISKWGSQDKNDPTLLNWQMRLNYSRRVLNNLRLIDTWSDNQRFVDGSLQLRYIDSADPWIDKGSAMDLIKSFSYDDTHFELKLNQLDRMVYVWYQTRLTKPVEESTNPVNRIKLHADVVSDSYKSTIRLVGGRGDAIGDNLAHFNLELEKDLAGRDLKDKEFTFKLVDVTDSANPVDLGETTNDAKGKIVFSNLSLSKPGVYHYRVTEVPGNDEDVVYDKLEANITIQVVRETVDNQVKLVAKVAYPEDVIFNNKLVTPAKAKIAFGKELTKAGVKQGLKADQFQFVLKDRFGKVLETVGNTADGQVAFSELTFNKVGTYNYTVEELAGKDDAIVYDTMKAAVSITVTRDGDALVSTVVNPKDTIFNNKFVTPAKAAIQFSKELTKAGVNQTLTANEFQFVLKDSAGHIVETVGNTADGRVAFSELHFDKAGTYTYTVEEVKGTNEDIIYDGMKATVWITVTRDGDALVSTVANPKDTVFNNYVKEVQPAKAKFELTKVLTGRNLKDGEFSFVLKDDKGNVIQTVTNNAQGNISFENIVYDKPGVYYYTVEEVKGNEADVVYDNMVAKFQVTVTKTVGEKENLLVAAVLLPLDTEFNNSYIPPKPPTPPTPPSVPPTPPVVPPTPPTPPTPPVTPKPAKPVQSSEKSGPQLPETGQANDTALLALGVAAEMAAVMGVAYSHRRRKDV, encoded by the coding sequence ATGAATAACCTATTCGGTGATTCGAGGCAGCGTTTCTCCATCCGTAAGTTTACGGTGGGCGTTGCTTCGGTCTTACTTTCGTCTGCAGTTTTTGGTGTAAGTACCGCTAATGCAGAACAAGCTGAAGAGCCTACGGGACAGCCAGCTACGAGTGTACTTGAGGAAGCCAGTGAGTCTGATGGTGGGGGCCAAAGGACAAACACTAGTTCTTCAAGTCAAGAAGTGACAGCTGAACCTACTGCTCAGGCAGAAAGTACAAGTGCTATCTCAGTGACTGCTATTTCTAGTGAAGTTGCGCGTCAAGAGCAAACGGTTGCAAGTTCTGAGCAAACGCGTTCATCACAAGATAAGACTAGTGAGGGGCTAAGTGAGAAACCTGTTACAGTCAATGAAACACGAGAAGCTAGTGCTAGCGAACTTGCTGCAGCAAGTAATAGTAGTTCCACTTCATCTGATAATTTCGGACTTAAGGTTACCAATCTAAGTCGTCCAATTCCAGCGGATGTCAAGGTGACTAAGACAGGAACTGAAATTAATGTTCAAAATCCTGATGTGGAAATGGAATTTCCAAATGGAAATAGCAAGTATGCTACTAGCAAGGTTGTTTACCACAATATTCCTTTCCCTGATGATATGACCATCAATGAAGGGGATCAGGTCATTTTTAATTTGCCTGAGCAGTTGCGATTCCGTACTAGATACGATATTAATGTCTATAATCCAGACAATCAAATTGTAGGTCTGGCTCAAATTGATCCTGAGAAGAATCGTGTCACAACGACCTTTAATAACTATTTCCAAACACATCCCAACAATAAGCTCATGAGTTTGGAGTTGGATACCCTTTATTCTGAAGAAGTAGATGAAGGGGAACATCTTACTCTTGATTTTGAGGGACGTATCATTCATGTTTCAGTGGGTAAAGTGCAGTCACCTCCTCCAGATCAAGAGGTTATTTCTAAGTGGGGTAGTCAAGACAAGAATGATCCTACGCTTTTGAATTGGCAGATGCGTCTTAACTACTCACGTCGTGTTCTTAACAACTTGAGATTGATTGACACTTGGTCTGACAATCAACGATTTGTGGACGGTTCTTTGCAACTCCGCTACATTGATTCGGCAGATCCTTGGATTGACAAGGGATCAGCTATGGACCTGATTAAGAGTTTCTCTTATGACGACACCCATTTTGAGCTTAAACTCAATCAGTTGGACCGCATGGTTTATGTTTGGTATCAAACCCGTTTGACAAAACCTGTTGAAGAATCAACCAACCCTGTCAACCGTATTAAACTCCATGCGGATGTTGTTTCTGATTCTTACAAGTCAACCATTCGCTTAGTTGGAGGTCGTGGAGATGCCATCGGGGATAATCTCGCTCATTTCAATCTTGAACTTGAGAAGGACTTGGCAGGCAGAGACCTCAAGGACAAAGAATTTACCTTCAAACTGGTTGATGTGACGGATAGTGCCAATCCTGTTGACTTAGGGGAAACCACTAATGATGCCAAGGGTAAAATTGTCTTTTCAAATCTCTCACTTAGCAAGCCAGGCGTCTATCATTATCGTGTGACTGAAGTTCCAGGAAATGACGAAGATGTGGTATACGACAAACTCGAAGCCAATATCACTATTCAGGTTGTTCGTGAAACTGTAGATAACCAAGTTAAATTGGTTGCTAAGGTTGCCTATCCAGAAGACGTTATCTTTAACAATAAATTAGTAACACCAGCCAAGGCCAAAATTGCATTTGGTAAGGAATTGACCAAGGCAGGTGTTAAGCAAGGTCTAAAAGCAGATCAATTCCAATTTGTCCTTAAAGACCGTTTTGGAAAAGTCCTTGAGACTGTTGGAAATACAGCTGACGGTCAGGTTGCCTTTAGTGAGTTGACCTTTAACAAGGTAGGTACCTACAACTACACTGTTGAAGAACTTGCAGGTAAGGATGATGCAATTGTCTATGATACGATGAAAGCTGCTGTTTCTATCACGGTAACACGTGATGGTGATGCTCTTGTTTCAACCGTAGTTAATCCAAAAGACACTATCTTTAACAACAAGTTTGTGACTCCAGCTAAAGCTGCTATTCAGTTCAGTAAGGAATTGACTAAGGCAGGTGTTAACCAAACTTTGACTGCTAATGAGTTCCAATTTGTCCTCAAAGATAGTGCAGGCCATATTGTCGAAACTGTTGGAAATACAGCTGATGGTCGTGTTGCATTTAGTGAACTTCACTTTGATAAGGCAGGAACTTACACTTATACTGTTGAAGAAGTTAAGGGAACTAACGAAGATATCATCTATGATGGTATGAAAGCGACTGTCTGGATTACAGTGACCCGAGATGGCGATGCTTTGGTATCAACGGTCGCTAATCCAAAAGACACTGTCTTTAATAACTATGTGAAAGAAGTGCAACCAGCCAAGGCCAAATTCGAATTGACCAAGGTTCTTACGGGCCGTAACCTCAAAGATGGTGAATTTAGTTTCGTTCTTAAGGACGACAAGGGTAATGTTATCCAAACAGTGACCAATAATGCACAAGGAAACATTAGTTTTGAAAACATTGTCTATGACAAACCAGGTGTTTACTACTACACTGTTGAAGAAGTCAAGGGCAATGAAGCCGATGTGGTTTATGATAACATGGTAGCTAAATTCCAGGTGACTGTTACCAAGACTGTGGGTGAAAAGGAAAATCTGCTTGTAGCAGCAGTTCTCCTTCCTTTGGATACAGAATTTAACAATAGTTACATTCCTCCAAAACCTCCTACACCGCCAACACCACCAAGTGTCCCACCGACACCACCAGTGGTTCCGCCAACACCACCAACACCGCCTACTCCACCGGTGACGCCAAAACCAGCTAAGCCAGTTCAATCCTCTGAGAAATCAGGACCTCAACTTCCAGAGACTGGTCAAGCTAACGATACTGCCTTGCTTGCCCTCGGTGTGGCAGCAGAAATGGCAGCAGTCATGGGTGTAGCATATAGCCATCGTCGCCGTAAAGACGTTTAA
- a CDS encoding glycosyltransferase family 4 protein: MKVLLYLEGKSVLEKSGIGRALHHQMHALDLAGIPYTTDILGDYDVVHINTYGPRSLMLLHAAKRRGKKVIMHGHSTREDFENSFIGSNLLAPLFGNYLAHMYQKADYVITPSEYSKKLIQSYGVTTPIIAVSNGIDLKKYGKDPRKEKVFRDYFGIEEGQPVVICAGLYFQRKGIEDFVKVAEKMPHVRFIWLGSISKWLIPKKIRDIVNGKHPDNVSFPGYFKGAVFQGAMSGANAFFFPSYEETEGIVVLEAFASHQHVVLRDIPVYEGWVDDNSASFGHNVDEFVVALQDIIDGKVDKREEGYKVAESRSIDDVAQKLVEAYKEVLEI; the protein is encoded by the coding sequence ATGAAAGTTCTACTTTATCTTGAAGGAAAGTCGGTTCTTGAAAAATCAGGAATCGGACGGGCTCTCCACCATCAGATGCATGCCTTGGACTTGGCGGGGATTCCCTATACAACGGACATCTTGGGTGATTACGATGTCGTTCATATTAATACTTATGGTCCACGTAGTTTGATGTTGTTGCATGCTGCAAAACGCCGTGGCAAGAAGGTCATCATGCATGGTCATTCGACACGTGAAGACTTTGAGAATTCATTCATCGGTTCTAACCTTTTGGCCCCACTTTTTGGGAATTATTTGGCCCACATGTATCAAAAGGCCGATTACGTGATTACACCATCTGAGTATTCCAAAAAATTGATTCAGTCTTACGGAGTTACCACACCAATCATTGCTGTTTCAAATGGGATTGATCTAAAAAAATACGGTAAGGATCCACGTAAGGAAAAAGTTTTCCGAGACTACTTTGGTATCGAGGAAGGACAGCCAGTGGTTATTTGTGCGGGTCTTTATTTCCAACGCAAGGGAATTGAAGATTTCGTCAAGGTTGCCGAAAAGATGCCTCATGTTCGTTTCATTTGGTTAGGGAGTATCAGCAAATGGTTGATTCCTAAGAAGATTCGAGACATTGTCAATGGCAAGCACCCTGATAATGTCAGCTTCCCAGGTTACTTCAAGGGAGCTGTCTTCCAGGGAGCTATGAGTGGTGCTAATGCCTTCTTTTTTCCGTCCTATGAGGAAACCGAAGGAATCGTAGTGCTAGAGGCCTTTGCCAGTCACCAACATGTGGTTTTGCGTGATATTCCTGTTTATGAGGGCTGGGTTGATGACAACTCTGCCTCATTTGGGCATAACGTGGACGAATTTGTAGTAGCCTTGCAAGATATTATCGATGGTAAAGTGGACAAACGTGAAGAAGGTTACAAGGTTGCGGAAAGTCGCTCGATTGATGATGTCGCCCAAAAACTTGTTGAAGCCTACAAAGAAGTATTGGAGATTTAA
- a CDS encoding glycosyltransferase family 4 protein, with translation MRIGLFTDTYFPQVSGVATSIRTLKTQLEKMGHTVFIFTTTDRDVDRYEDWQIVRIPSVPFFAFKDRRVAYRGFSKALEIAKQYKLDIIHTQTEFSLGLLGIAIARELRIPVVHTYHTQYEDYVRYIAKGMVIRPSMVKYIVRGFMSDLDGVICPSEIVYDLLLKYKIAAEKRVIPTGIELEKFQRPEITEEDVADLRAKLGIASDETMLLSLSRVSYEKNIQAVLAALPSVLEEDDKVRLVVAGDGPYLPDLKSQAKKLGILDKVVFTGMIAPGETALYYKAADFFISASTSETQGLTYLEALASGTPIIAHGNPYLDNVITDQMFGTLYYHDNDLAGAILEASIATPEKDETKWADKLYEISAENFGKRVYEYYLDLTISKDFHNDLNGEDSTMKRLTRMVTYLPTKAITLPVNGSVRILKGSAKQVKKIKNITKLLD, from the coding sequence ATGCGTATCGGATTGTTTACAGATACCTATTTTCCACAGGTATCAGGTGTTGCGACTAGTATTCGCACACTGAAGACGCAGTTGGAAAAAATGGGGCATACAGTCTTTATCTTTACCACGACTGATAGAGATGTTGACCGCTATGAAGACTGGCAGATTGTCCGTATTCCCAGTGTGCCTTTCTTTGCTTTTAAGGATCGCCGAGTGGCTTATCGTGGCTTTTCTAAGGCTCTAGAGATTGCAAAACAGTACAAGCTTGATATTATTCACACGCAGACAGAGTTCTCCTTAGGGCTTCTAGGGATTGCCATTGCGCGTGAACTTAGGATTCCTGTTGTGCACACTTATCATACTCAGTATGAAGACTATGTCCGCTATATTGCCAAAGGTATGGTCATCCGTCCAAGTATGGTTAAGTACATTGTTCGTGGCTTTATGAGCGATCTGGATGGGGTTATCTGTCCGAGCGAGATTGTTTATGACCTTTTACTCAAGTACAAGATTGCTGCTGAAAAACGGGTCATTCCAACAGGCATTGAACTTGAGAAATTCCAGCGTCCAGAGATTACCGAAGAAGATGTAGCGGACTTGAGAGCCAAGCTTGGTATTGCTTCGGATGAAACCATGTTGTTGAGCTTGTCTCGTGTCTCTTATGAGAAAAATATCCAAGCAGTTCTGGCGGCTCTACCTTCGGTTTTAGAGGAAGACGATAAGGTTCGGTTAGTTGTTGCTGGCGATGGCCCTTACCTACCAGACCTGAAGTCTCAAGCCAAGAAACTTGGTATTCTGGATAAGGTGGTTTTCACAGGTATGATTGCACCTGGCGAAACAGCTCTTTACTATAAGGCTGCTGATTTCTTCATCTCGGCATCAACCAGTGAGACTCAGGGCTTGACCTATCTGGAAGCCTTGGCTAGCGGTACTCCGATTATTGCTCATGGAAATCCTTATTTGGATAATGTGATTACGGACCAGATGTTTGGAACGCTTTATTATCATGATAATGATTTAGCTGGGGCCATTTTGGAAGCATCCATTGCAACGCCAGAAAAAGACGAGACTAAGTGGGCCGACAAGCTTTATGAAATTTCTGCAGAAAACTTTGGAAAACGTGTCTATGAGTACTACTTGGACCTCACGATTTCTAAGGATTTCCACAATGATTTGAATGGTGAAGATAGTACCATGAAACGCTTGACGCGTATGGTGACTTACTTGCCAACCAAGGCTATTACCTTGCCTGTTAATGGTTCTGTTCGTATCCTCAAAGGATCAGCCAAACAGGTCAAGAAAATCAAAAATATCACGAAACTTTTGGATTAG
- the thrS gene encoding threonine--tRNA ligase, translated as MINITFPDGAVREFESGVTTFEIAQSISNSLAKKALAGKFNGKLIDTTRAITEDGSIEIVTPDHEDALPILRHSAAHLFAQAARRLFPDIHLGVGPAIEDGFYYDTDNEAGQISNEDLPRIEEEMKKIVKENFPSIREEVTKDEAREIFKNDPYKLELIEEHSEDEGGLTIYRQGEYVDLCRGPHVPSTGRIQVFHLLNVAGAYWRGNSDNAMMQRIYGTAWFDKKDLKAYLKRLEEAKERDHRKLGKELDLFMISQEVGQGLPFWLPNGATIRRVLERYIVDKEVAAGYQHVYTPPIASVELYKTSGHWDHYREDMFPTMDMGDGEAFVLRPMNCPHHIEVYKHHVHSYRELPIRIAEIGMMHRYEKSGALTGLQRVREMSLNDGHTFVTPEQIKDEFQRTLQLIIDVYEDFNLTDYRFRLSYRDPKDTHKYFDNDEMWENAQSMLKSAMDDMELDYFEAEGEAAFYGPKLDIQVKTALGNEETLSTIQLDFLLPERFDLKYIGADGEEHRPVMIHRGVISTMERFTAILIENYKGAFPTWLAPQQVTVIPVSNEAHTDYAWEVAKQLRDRGIRVEVDERNEKMQYKIRASQTQKIPYQLIVGDKEMEDGTVNVRRYGQKQTHTEAVSEFVENILADIARKSRPDAE; from the coding sequence ATGATTAACATTACTTTCCCAGATGGCGCTGTTCGTGAATTCGAATCTGGCGTTACAACTTTTGAAATTGCACAATCTATCAGCAACTCTTTGGCTAAGAAAGCTCTTGCTGGTAAATTTAACGGCAAATTGATTGACACAACTCGTGCTATCACTGAAGATGGAAGCATCGAAATCGTGACACCTGATCACGAAGACGCTCTTCCAATCTTGCGTCACTCAGCGGCTCACTTGTTTGCCCAAGCAGCTCGTCGCCTTTTCCCAGATATTCATTTGGGTGTTGGTCCAGCCATCGAAGATGGTTTCTACTACGATACTGACAATGAAGCTGGTCAAATTTCTAACGAAGACCTTCCTCGTATCGAAGAAGAAATGAAGAAAATCGTTAAAGAAAACTTCCCATCAATCCGTGAAGAAGTGACTAAAGACGAAGCGCGTGAAATCTTCAAAAATGACCCATATAAATTGGAATTGATTGAAGAGCACTCAGAAGACGAAGGTGGTTTGACTATCTACCGTCAAGGTGAGTACGTTGACCTTTGCCGTGGCCCACACGTACCATCAACTGGTCGTATCCAAGTCTTCCATCTTTTGAATGTTGCAGGTGCTTACTGGCGTGGAAATAGCGATAATGCTATGATGCAACGTATCTACGGTACAGCTTGGTTCGATAAAAAAGATCTCAAGGCTTACCTTAAACGTCTTGAAGAAGCTAAAGAACGTGACCACCGTAAACTTGGTAAAGAACTTGATTTGTTCATGATTTCTCAAGAGGTTGGTCAAGGTCTTCCATTCTGGTTGCCAAATGGTGCGACAATCCGTCGTGTCTTGGAACGCTACATTGTTGATAAGGAAGTAGCAGCAGGATACCAACACGTCTACACTCCACCAATTGCTTCTGTAGAACTTTATAAAACTTCAGGTCACTGGGATCACTACCGTGAAGATATGTTCCCAACAATGGATATGGGAGATGGTGAAGCCTTTGTTCTTCGTCCAATGAACTGTCCTCACCACATCGAAGTTTACAAACACCATGTGCATTCTTACCGCGAATTGCCTATCCGTATCGCTGAAATTGGTATGATGCACCGTTATGAAAAATCAGGTGCCCTTACAGGACTTCAACGTGTGCGTGAAATGTCACTTAATGATGGTCATACTTTCGTAACACCTGAACAAATCAAAGATGAGTTCCAACGTACGCTTCAATTGATCATCGACGTATACGAAGATTTCAACTTGACTGACTATCGTTTCCGTTTGTCATACCGCGACCCTAAAGATACTCACAAATACTTCGACAATGACGAAATGTGGGAAAATGCTCAAAGCATGTTGAAATCAGCCATGGATGACATGGAACTCGACTACTTTGAAGCAGAAGGTGAAGCTGCCTTCTACGGTCCAAAACTTGATATCCAAGTGAAGACTGCCCTTGGTAATGAAGAAACACTTTCTACTATCCAATTGGACTTCTTGCTTCCAGAACGCTTTGACCTTAAATACATCGGAGCTGATGGGGAAGAACACCGTCCAGTTATGATTCACCGTGGGGTTATTTCAACAATGGAACGCTTTACAGCTATCCTTATTGAAAACTATAAAGGAGCCTTCCCAACTTGGTTGGCACCTCAACAAGTGACTGTTATTCCAGTTTCAAATGAAGCCCACACAGATTACGCTTGGGAAGTTGCTAAACAACTTCGTGACCGTGGTATCCGTGTTGAAGTGGATGAACGTAACGAGAAAATGCAATACAAGATTCGTGCGTCTCAAACACAAAAAATCCCTTACCAATTGATTGTTGGTGATAAGGAAATGGAAGACGGAACTGTTAACGTTCGTCGCTATGGACAAAAACAAACACACACTGAAGCTGTGTCAGAATTTGTAGAAAATATCCTTGCTGATATTGCTCGCAAATCACGCCCAGATGCCGAATAA